The genomic segment AGTCCGGAAGTGCCGCCGCTAAAGCGTCCGTCGGTGATCAACGCACATTCCTTGCCTAAATGGCGGGACTTGATATAGGAAGTAGGATACAGCATCTCCTGCATGCCCGGCCCACCTTTCGGGCCTTCATGGGTAATGACGACAACATCGCCGCTGACCACCTTTCCGCCCAAGATACCGTCGCACGCAGCTTCCTGTGAATCGAAAACTTTGGCAGGGCCGGTAAACTTCCAGATGCTTTCGTCCACTCCGGCTGTCTTGACCACACAACCATCCTGTGCAATATTTCCTTTCAGCACAGCCAAACCGCCGTCCTTGCTATAAGCATGCTGCAAGTCACGAATACATCCCTCGGCACGATCCGTATCCAATTCCTTATAATAAGCCCCCTGCGAACCGAGTTCCAGATTGAATTTTCCGGCAGCGGCACTGGTATATTTCCCGATCGCTTCCTTGCAAACATTAGGACTGGTGATGCAGTACCGGTCTATCTCCTCCGCCAATGTCATTCCGTCCACACGATGCACGTTCGTATCCACCAGTCCTCCTTTTGCAAGTTCGCCCATAATAGCCACGATGCCGCCGGCACGATTAACATCCTGTACATGATATTTCTGAGTATTGGGAGCCACTTTACACAGGCAGGGAGTTTTGCGGGACAGCATATCAATATCATCCATTGTGAAATCCGCCCCGGCTTCATGCGCCACTGCCAACAAGTGAAGCACCGTATTCGTAGATCCGCCCATTGCAATGTCCAGCGTCATCGCATTCAGAAACGCCTCGCGGGTGGCAATGCTGCGGGGAAGCACCGTTTCGTCTCCCTCCTCATAGTATTTATACGCATTTTCAACAATCAGTCTGGCTGCATCCTCAAACAGTTTCTTCCGGTTCTCATGCGTAGCCACAATCGTGCCGTTACCCGGAAGCGCCAGTCCGATTGCTTCATTCAGGCAGTTCATGGAGTTGGCGGTGAACATGCCCGAACAACATCCGCAAGTTGGACATGCGTGTTGTTCGATCTTGGCAACTTCCTGATCGCTCACGCTTTCGTCAGCCGACTTAATCATGGCATCAATCAGGTCGAGGTGCTGCCCGTTCCATTCTCCGGCTTCCATAGGGCCACCGGAAACGAACACCGTAGGGATGTTCAGCCTCATCGCCGCCATGAGCATACCCGGAGTGATCTTATCGCAATTGCTGATGCAGACCATGGCATCCGCCTTATGGGCATTCACCATGTACTCCACACTGTCGGCAATGATGTCGCGCGACGGCAAGGAATACAACATACCGTCATGCCCCATTGCAATGCCGTCGTCGATGGCAATCGTATTGAATTCGGCGGCGAAGCAGCCTTGCTTTTCTATCTCTTTCTTTACGAACTGACCTATTTCATGCAGATGCACATGCCCCGGAACAAACTGAGTAAAAGAATTGACTATTGCAATGATGGGCTTTCCCATTTGTTCTTTCTTCATGCCATTGGCCGTCCACAATGCACGAGCGCCTGCCATGCGGCGGCCTTGCGTGCTGAACGAACTGCGTAACTGATGTTTCATCTTATCTGTCTCCTTTTATGAAAAAAGCCTTTCTCACCGGAATGAGAAAGGCTTATTATAAATATCTTTACCGTACGAATACATACATAACCTTTCTCACGCTCTTGATGCCACCACCACGACGCGAATAATATGCAGGACTGCCAGGTTAATAGATGTATGTAGATTCATAACCAAATTGTCTT from the Bacteroides eggerthii genome contains:
- the ilvD gene encoding dihydroxy-acid dehydratase → MKHQLRSSFSTQGRRMAGARALWTANGMKKEQMGKPIIAIVNSFTQFVPGHVHLHEIGQFVKKEIEKQGCFAAEFNTIAIDDGIAMGHDGMLYSLPSRDIIADSVEYMVNAHKADAMVCISNCDKITPGMLMAAMRLNIPTVFVSGGPMEAGEWNGQHLDLIDAMIKSADESVSDQEVAKIEQHACPTCGCCSGMFTANSMNCLNEAIGLALPGNGTIVATHENRKKLFEDAARLIVENAYKYYEEGDETVLPRSIATREAFLNAMTLDIAMGGSTNTVLHLLAVAHEAGADFTMDDIDMLSRKTPCLCKVAPNTQKYHVQDVNRAGGIVAIMGELAKGGLVDTNVHRVDGMTLAEEIDRYCITSPNVCKEAIGKYTSAAAGKFNLELGSQGAYYKELDTDRAEGCIRDLQHAYSKDGGLAVLKGNIAQDGCVVKTAGVDESIWKFTGPAKVFDSQEAACDGILGGKVVSGDVVVITHEGPKGGPGMQEMLYPTSYIKSRHLGKECALITDGRFSGGTSGLSIGHISPEAAAGGNIGKIQDGDIIEIDIPNRSINVKLTDEELAARPMTPVTRDRRVSKALKAYASMVSSADKGAVRLID